GTTAGCGGCTTTAAAAGACGTTGATAAATTATTTACGGATAAATTGAGGTCCTGAATATGATCAAACCATCCGTTTTTACGAGTCAGTGGGATTTGAGCGATTGGAAGTTTTCCCGACATTATGGGATGCTTGGAATCCTTGTTTGGTGTTGGTTAAGAAGCTTTAATAAGCGGCCAAATCGCCCGGAACAAAGTCCATAAAAATCGCCATGCCTGACAGAACAGATCGGCTCGTGTAAGCTTGATATGCGTAAGCGCATTCAAAACGAGGGATTAGTATGGGTCCATTCTTTCATGGGTCACGATGATCTCAGAATTATCCACATCCATTCTGTTGTACAACGTCAAGACTCGGACAATGACAGTAGCCATTTATACCGAAGTTATTCGTGGAAATTACGGCGTTGCAGCTGCACTATCAACGATTTTGACCGCGTTGACAGTGATTTCCTTGCTAATCTTCATGAAAGTTTCTAAGAATGGGGATATTGCGATGTAACCACAAAACTTCGTCGGAAATAGGACAAAAGGGAGTTGACCGTGACTGGTTGACTCTCTTTTTGCTGTGGAAGCGACTTTTGTTGGCAAAACTGGCTGAATATTCACATGAACGAAAAAAGATATATGTGGTGAACCTATTTACATCTAGTCTTAGAAACCATATAATATGGTTATTAAAGCCGCAAGGAGGCAGAACATGACCAAAAAAATTGCAATTGTCGTTGATTCGGGTTCTGATGTCCCTCAAAGTGTTCTTGATGAAAATAAAAATATTGCAGTCGTACCGCTGAATATTACTATGAATGGGCATAATTACCTTGATGCAGTTGATATCACACCGGATGAATTTTATTCGGCGTTAGCAACGGCGGAAACCTTGCCGAAGACGTCCAGTCCGTCACCACAAGCTGCCAAAGAAGCGATGGATGCGCTGTTCGCGGCTGGTTATCAGCAGATCTTCGGTATCACAATTTCGAGCGCGTTGTCTGTGACGAACAACGTCTTTCAATTGGCCGCGCAAGATTTTCCCGCTGACACCGTAACCATTCTTGACACAAAAAGCATCGGCATTGGCAGTGGCATCCAAGCAGCCTATGCCGCATCATTGATCAATGCAGGGGAATCTTTTCAGGACGTGATTGCAAAAGTTCGTGCCTCAATCGTCAAAAGTCGGATTTATTTCTACGTGCCAACCTTGAAGTACCTCAGTGCCGGCGGTCGAATCGGCCGAGTGGCAGGCCTTGTCGGTTCGGTTTTGCACATTAAACCGGTGATCTCATGTGATCCAGAAGGCGTCTACTACCCTCTTTTTAAGGCGCGATCTGAAGAAAAAGCGATTCAAAAGTTGGTTGAACAAGTCAAACAGGATTGTTTAAAAAGCACCCACTATCGTTTAGGAGTAGCCCACGGGCAAAACCCATCTTTAGTTAAAAAGTTGGCAGAGAAACTTCGTGAAGCGACTGGTCGGCCAGTTGATTTTATTGGTGAGGTCTCACCGTCATTGGGCGTGCATACAGGGCCAGGGCTGATTGGGGCTACAGTTCAGTCGTATTAAGGTGTTACAAAAATAAGTCACGCCTCTCAAGCTTTACCTAAAACGAAAAGCAGATCAAAATTGTGAATGGGACAAAACAACCCCAGAACGCCTCGCACACTTAGTTGATGGCTATCGTTACTTGGAAGACCTTTACCAACACGGCATTGAAGTATCCGATGTTGAAAAAGACTTCAGTACCCAAGATATTTTCATTGGTCTCAAAACCGCAATTGAGAAGAAAATCTGGATGATTCAGGCAGAGCTTGGGTCGGCGCCGGAAATTGATGAATAAAATAATATTAAAAAATCGGTAGGCTTAAACATTGCTAACGCTTATATCAGTGCTGCTATTTAATTAAAATGCGACATCCCAACAACGGGGTGGCGCATTTTTGTTTGCAATGCGGTGACAAATAGGCCGGAAGCAAAATAAGTGAGTGATAACTCATTTTAATGTTGACAAACCGAGATGTGCTGATTATACTAAGGCCATTAAGTGAGTGAGTATACACTCGCTTTGAGAAAGAGGGTTATTAAAATGGTAACGGATTATGTCATCGCCAAGCAGGTCAGCAAGCACTTTGGTCATCAGCAAGTGCTCAATCAGATTGATTTGACACTGCCGGCTGGAATGATTTATGGCTTGATTGGGCCATCAGGAGCTGGGAAGACCACCTTGATCAAGAGTATTTTAGGGATGGAAGCTGTGGATAGTGGCACTGTTAAAGTCATGGATACGGTGATGCCCAATAGGGCGGTAATGGCACAAGTAGGGTATATGGCCCAAAGTGACGCTTTGTATGAGACACTAACGGCCCGTGAAAACCTGACCTTGTTTGGGCAATTGATGAGCGTTCCAAAAATAAAGTTAGCACAGATGATTGATTATGCAGCCGGATTAGTTGATTTAACGTCCCAATTAGACAAGCGGGTCAGTGGCTATTCGGGTGGGATGAAACGGCGCTTGTCGTTGGCAATTGCCCTGATTCAGGATCCCCAATTATTGATTTTAGATGAACCGACCGTTGGGATTGATCCAGAATTACGGCAACAAATTTGGACCGAACTAAATAAGATCAAGGATACCGGTAAGTCGATGCTCGTGACAACGCATGTCATGGACGAAGCAGAACGGTGTGATTATCTCATGTTGATTCGGCACGGGATTGCGCTTGCTGAGGGGACACCCGCGGCACTGAAACAACAGTATGCAGTAGATACGATCGAACAGGTCTTTTTGAAAGCGGGGCGGATGCAAGATGCGAACGATGGCAATCGTTAGACGAGTTTTTAAGCAAATGTTACGTGATAAGCGTACCTTGGCGCTGATGTTTTTGGCACCATTGCTGATTATGACGCTGATGTATTTCTTATTTCAAAACAACACGACGCAAGTAGCAAGCTTGGGTGTTCATCATGTAGACCAATCCGTGGTTAACGTGATCGATACCAAAAACGTGACGATTCATCATTATGATAGTTCACAGGCACGGAAAATGATTAAGCAGCATGATCTAGATGGCTATTTGACTCAGAAAAATGGTCAATTGACGATTACTTATTCAAATAGCAATCCAACCAACACGTCTTTAATTAAGGCGAGTTTACAATCAGGATTAGTCAAGTTGAAAATGAAGACGCTGGTGACCGTTACTAAGAAACAGCGCGCGGCCCTTGAATCGCAACAAGCCGCTTTGAAGAAGCTGACAGCAGCCCAGACACAAGCAACGGTGAC
The sequence above is a segment of the Lactiplantibacillus brownii genome. Coding sequences within it:
- a CDS encoding DegV family protein is translated as MTKKIAIVVDSGSDVPQSVLDENKNIAVVPLNITMNGHNYLDAVDITPDEFYSALATAETLPKTSSPSPQAAKEAMDALFAAGYQQIFGITISSALSVTNNVFQLAAQDFPADTVTILDTKSIGIGSGIQAAYAASLINAGESFQDVIAKVRASIVKSRIYFYVPTLKYLSAGGRIGRVAGLVGSVLHIKPVISCDPEGVYYPLFKARSEEKAIQKLVEQVKQDCLKSTHYRLGVAHGQNPSLVKKLAEKLREATGRPVDFIGEVSPSLGVHTGPGLIGATVQSY
- a CDS encoding ABC transporter ATP-binding protein, coding for MVTDYVIAKQVSKHFGHQQVLNQIDLTLPAGMIYGLIGPSGAGKTTLIKSILGMEAVDSGTVKVMDTVMPNRAVMAQVGYMAQSDALYETLTARENLTLFGQLMSVPKIKLAQMIDYAAGLVDLTSQLDKRVSGYSGGMKRRLSLAIALIQDPQLLILDEPTVGIDPELRQQIWTELNKIKDTGKSMLVTTHVMDEAERCDYLMLIRHGIALAEGTPAALKQQYAVDTIEQVFLKAGRMQDANDGNR